The Rubrobacter tropicus nucleotide sequence CAGCCGCTGGAGACTTTCGAGCGGGCTATAGAAGAGGCCGAGAGGGAGGCCGAGGGTGGTTGAGGTCTCCCTCCTCGCCTCTTTCCTTGGGGGACTTCTCTCGCTCTTGAGTCCTTGCAGCGCCTTGCTGTTGCCGGCGTTCTTCGCCTACGCCTTCCAGTCGCGCTTCGAGCTGGTGTGGAGGACCGGGGTCTTCTTCTGGGGGCTCGTGGTTACGCTCGTCCCTTTGGGTATGGGACTCGCGGCCGTAAGCCGGCTCGTCTACGGTTACAGGGGGACCCTGATCCTGGTCTCGGGGCTTATCATCATCGCCCTCGGCATACTCCAGATAGCGGGCCGCGGCTTCTCGTTCGTGCCTTCCCGGTTCGGAGGGGCCCACGGCGACTCCGTCATCTCCACCTTCGCCCTCGGGGCGGTCTACGGCTTCGCCGGCTTCTGCTCCGGGCCCATCCTTGGCGCGGTCCTTACCGTCGCCGCCTCATCCGGCTCGCCCATCTACGGCGCCGGGCTGCTCGCCACCTACGCGGCCGGCATGGCCGCCCCTCTGTTCGGGATAGCGCTTCTCTGGGACCGCTTCGACCTCGGGCGTCGCCGCTGGCTGCGGGGACGCGAGATAACGCTGCCGGGCGGGGTGGGCGTACACTCCACCAACCTCGTCTCCGGCGTCATGTTCATCCTGCTGGGGACCCTCTTTATAGCGTTTCAGGGGACTTCGGCGCTCGAAGGCTTCTACGCCGCCAACGGCGCCACCGACCTCGCCTTCGCCGCGGAGCGCTGGGTGAACGGCCTCGCCGAGAGCATACCCCTCGCGGTGATGCTGGCCCTCGCCGCCATACTCTTTGCCGCGGTCGTGCTCTACAAGGCCTTGCGCCGCCTGCCCCGCCGGGGCAAGAA carries:
- a CDS encoding cytochrome c biogenesis CcdA family protein, with protein sequence MVEVSLLASFLGGLLSLLSPCSALLLPAFFAYAFQSRFELVWRTGVFFWGLVVTLVPLGMGLAAVSRLVYGYRGTLILVSGLIIIALGILQIAGRGFSFVPSRFGGAHGDSVISTFALGAVYGFAGFCSGPILGAVLTVAASSGSPIYGAGLLATYAAGMAAPLFGIALLWDRFDLGRRRWLRGREITLPGGVGVHSTNLVSGVMFILLGTLFIAFQGTSALEGFYAANGATDLAFAAERWVNGLAESIPLAVMLALAAILFAAVVLYKALRRLPRRGKKRPADHKG